In Paraburkholderia sprentiae WSM5005, a genomic segment contains:
- a CDS encoding type VI secretion system Vgr family protein, whose translation MTTQNPNRHVTVSCAPAGEELLFLHLSGTEELGRLSEWRLDLLGKRNDVQAGDLLGHDISIALSLPKDGERQFNGIVTAFRIVAPGDNTRNRMARYEAVVRPRLWLLTRASHSRFFHEKSVLDIVTGVLQDYNIDVSNKCQATYPPLQHCAQYRETDFAFVSRLMEHEGMYYYFEHKGGKHTLVLTDSSDVHGPIEHYASISYDAWYEPSNEKECVYAWSSGAELQTGKYEVNDYDFEKPTLSNQQGLLSRATRPKVYDPPVYAMQEHLSGHAQSSDGDRYAKVGIEIRQARNDSISGRSSARGIWPGGQFKLENHACDAQNHEYLVVSAAYEINSDVYVSTVRHDPSLPLFDCAFTALRKENHFRSERLTPQPVVAGPQTAMVVGPEGEEILTDKYGRIKVQFHWEQFAPPADADERMKRCWVRVSQSWAGKRWGTFFLPRIGQEVVVEFVEGDPNRPLVTGCVYNANTMPPYELPANQMFSTLKSNSTKGGSGFNEMRLDDDKGSEQLFFHAEKDHETWVKNDMLSNVGNDRHLKVTGNEFVAITGARHDAVTGDQNAQVDGNASLRVGQKLQENVGMDYAIDAGMNIHIKAGMNIVIEAGASITLKAGGAFVVVGPVSVAVSGTPILLNSGGSAGSGSGSSPTAPSAPKDADDGTKKIKS comes from the coding sequence ATGACCACGCAAAACCCGAACCGACACGTCACCGTCAGTTGCGCGCCTGCCGGCGAGGAACTGCTGTTTCTGCATCTGAGCGGCACCGAGGAGTTGGGACGCCTGAGCGAATGGCGGCTCGATCTGCTTGGCAAGCGCAACGATGTGCAGGCCGGCGATCTGCTCGGGCATGACATCTCGATTGCGCTGTCGTTGCCAAAGGACGGCGAGCGGCAATTCAACGGGATCGTCACGGCGTTCCGGATCGTCGCACCGGGCGACAACACCCGCAACCGCATGGCGCGCTATGAAGCGGTGGTGCGTCCGCGGCTGTGGCTGCTCACGCGCGCGTCGCACAGCCGCTTTTTCCATGAAAAGAGCGTGCTCGATATCGTGACCGGCGTGCTGCAGGACTACAACATCGACGTCAGCAATAAATGCCAGGCGACCTATCCGCCGCTGCAGCACTGCGCGCAATACCGGGAGACCGATTTCGCCTTCGTGAGCCGCCTGATGGAGCACGAGGGCATGTACTACTACTTCGAGCACAAAGGGGGCAAGCACACGCTGGTGTTGACCGATTCGAGCGACGTTCACGGACCGATCGAACACTATGCGTCCATTTCGTACGATGCGTGGTACGAGCCTTCGAACGAGAAGGAATGCGTGTATGCGTGGAGTTCGGGCGCGGAATTGCAGACCGGCAAGTACGAAGTCAACGACTACGATTTCGAAAAGCCCACGTTGAGCAATCAGCAAGGCCTGCTGTCGCGCGCGACGCGGCCGAAAGTATACGATCCGCCGGTGTACGCGATGCAGGAACATCTGAGCGGCCACGCGCAGTCCAGCGATGGCGACCGCTATGCGAAGGTCGGCATCGAGATCCGTCAGGCGCGCAACGACAGCATTTCGGGCCGATCGAGCGCGCGCGGCATCTGGCCAGGCGGTCAGTTCAAGCTCGAGAATCACGCCTGCGATGCGCAGAACCACGAGTATCTGGTGGTCAGCGCCGCGTACGAGATCAATTCGGATGTCTATGTGTCGACGGTGCGCCACGATCCTTCGCTGCCGCTCTTCGACTGCGCGTTCACCGCGTTGCGCAAGGAAAACCACTTCCGCTCTGAGCGGCTGACGCCGCAGCCGGTCGTGGCGGGCCCGCAGACCGCCATGGTGGTCGGCCCGGAGGGCGAAGAAATCCTCACCGATAAATATGGCCGCATCAAGGTGCAGTTTCATTGGGAGCAGTTTGCTCCGCCGGCCGATGCCGACGAGCGCATGAAGCGGTGCTGGGTGCGGGTATCGCAGAGCTGGGCCGGCAAACGCTGGGGCACGTTCTTCTTGCCGCGGATCGGTCAGGAGGTGGTCGTCGAGTTCGTCGAGGGCGATCCGAACCGGCCGCTCGTGACCGGTTGCGTCTACAACGCAAACACGATGCCGCCGTACGAACTGCCGGCCAATCAGATGTTCTCGACGCTGAAGAGCAATTCGACCAAGGGCGGCAGCGGTTTCAACGAAATGCGTTTGGACGACGACAAGGGCAGCGAGCAACTGTTCTTCCACGCCGAGAAGGACCACGAGACCTGGGTCAAGAACGACATGCTGAGTAACGTCGGCAACGACCGGCATCTGAAAGTGACCGGCAACGAGTTCGTGGCGATCACCGGCGCGCGCCACGACGCCGTGACGGGCGACCAGAACGCCCAGGTCGATGGCAACGCGTCGCTGAGGGTCGGACAGAAGTTGCAGGAAAACGTCGGCATGGACTATGCGATCGACGCCGGCATGAATATCCACATCAAGGCGGGCATGAACATCGTGATCGAAGCGGGTGCGAGCATTACGCTGAAGGCGGGCGGCGCCTTCGTGGTGGTCGGGCCGGTCAGCGTGGCGGTGTCGGGCACACCGATCCTGCTCAATTCGGGCGGCTCG
- a CDS encoding DUF4280 domain-containing protein: MPQQVSMGATLQCSFGAAPSTLVVLPVNRVMGEGPPAANIMDHIPLVNIMPFGVCSSPANPTVAAATAAALGVLTPMPCIPATMTPWTPGAPTVLLGNQPSLDNVSTCMCNWGGVVTIVNPATVKTMIP, encoded by the coding sequence ATGCCGCAACAAGTCAGCATGGGCGCGACGCTGCAATGTTCGTTTGGCGCGGCGCCGTCGACGCTCGTGGTCTTGCCGGTCAACCGGGTGATGGGCGAAGGGCCGCCCGCGGCCAACATCATGGATCATATTCCGCTCGTCAACATCATGCCGTTCGGCGTGTGCAGCTCGCCCGCCAATCCGACCGTCGCCGCCGCGACGGCGGCGGCGTTGGGCGTGCTGACGCCGATGCCGTGCATTCCGGCCACCATGACGCCGTGGACGCCGGGCGCGCCGACCGTGCTGCTCGGCAACCAGCCGTCGCTCGACAACGTGTCGACCTGCATGTGCAACTGGGGCGGCGTGGTTACGATCGTCAATCCGGCGACAGTCAAGACGATGATTCCGTGA
- the tssH gene encoding type VI secretion system ATPase TssH — MAEIKRAALFGKLNKLGFRAIESANVFCKLRGNPYIELSHWFHQILQLQDSDLHRIIKHYGLEPSALARDLTEALDRLPRGSASVTDISSQVEEAVERGWVFGSLMFGESQVRTGHLVVGLLKTPSLRNGLYGISRQFERIKLDSLVDEFHSLLRESPEAALNASDGFRAGGAQREGGAADTTGGPVPAAALGKQEALRRFTTDLTEQARNGKLDPIVGRDEEIRQLIDILMRRRQNNPILTGEAGVGKTAVVEGFAQRIAAGDVPPSLRDVQLRTLDVGLLQAGASMKGEFENRLRQVIEEVQASEKPIILFIDEAHTLVGAGGAAGTGDAANLLKPALARGTLRTVAATTWAEYKKHIEKDPALTRRFQVVQVSEPDETRAILMMRGVTSTMEQHHKVQVLDEALEAAVRLSHRYIPARQLPDKAVSLLDTACARVAVSQHATPASVDDSRKRIVALETELAIIGRESAVGVDTREREAAAAEKLAAEQARLATLDARWQAEKELVTRILALRAQLRGETGKVEGAAQVSRTNEANEANDAANQTVDETAATGETDNPASDTATREARLAELRELQAQLAQHQGEDPLILPTVDQQAVASVVQDWTGIPVGRMVRNEIENVLKLAENLNRRIIGQAHATEMIARRIQTSRAGLDNPNKPIGVFMLAGTSGVGKTETALALAEVLYGGEQNVITINMSEYQEAHTVSSLKGAPPGYVGYGEGGVLTEAVRRRPYSVVLLDEVEKAHPDVHELFFQVFDKGWMEDGEGRVIDFKNTLILLTTNVGTDLITSLCKDPELMPEREGIAKALREPLLKVFPPALLGRVVVIPYFPLSDEMLGAIIRLQLGRIEKRIRVSHKIPFSYDDDVVKLIGSRCTELESGGRMIDAILTNTLLPRISTEFLTRMMNGSPVTKVQIGARDGEFLYTFD, encoded by the coding sequence ATGGCCGAGATCAAACGGGCAGCGTTGTTCGGCAAGCTGAACAAGCTCGGATTCCGCGCAATCGAGAGCGCGAACGTGTTTTGCAAGTTGCGCGGCAATCCTTATATCGAGCTGTCGCACTGGTTCCACCAGATCCTGCAACTGCAGGACTCCGACCTGCACCGCATCATCAAACACTACGGGCTCGAGCCTTCCGCGTTGGCGCGCGATCTGACCGAAGCGCTCGACCGTCTGCCGCGCGGTTCGGCTTCGGTGACCGACATCTCGTCGCAAGTCGAGGAGGCGGTCGAACGTGGCTGGGTGTTCGGCTCGCTGATGTTCGGCGAGTCGCAGGTGCGCACCGGCCATCTGGTGGTCGGCCTCTTGAAGACGCCATCGCTGCGCAACGGGCTCTACGGCATCTCGCGTCAGTTCGAGCGCATCAAGCTCGATTCGCTCGTCGACGAATTTCACAGCCTGCTGCGCGAGTCGCCGGAAGCGGCGCTGAACGCGAGCGATGGTTTTCGGGCGGGCGGCGCGCAGCGCGAAGGCGGCGCCGCGGACACCACGGGCGGCCCGGTGCCGGCCGCCGCGCTGGGCAAGCAGGAAGCGCTGCGGCGCTTCACCACCGATCTGACCGAACAGGCGCGCAACGGCAAGCTCGACCCGATCGTCGGGCGCGACGAGGAAATTCGCCAGCTGATCGACATCCTGATGCGCCGCCGCCAGAACAATCCGATCCTGACGGGCGAAGCGGGCGTCGGCAAAACCGCGGTGGTAGAAGGCTTCGCGCAGCGCATCGCGGCGGGCGACGTGCCGCCGTCGCTGCGCGACGTTCAGTTGCGCACGCTCGACGTCGGTCTGTTGCAGGCGGGCGCGAGCATGAAGGGCGAGTTCGAGAACCGCTTGCGGCAGGTGATCGAGGAAGTGCAGGCGTCGGAAAAGCCGATCATCCTGTTCATCGACGAAGCGCACACGCTGGTCGGCGCGGGCGGGGCGGCCGGCACCGGCGACGCGGCGAATCTGCTGAAGCCGGCGCTCGCGCGCGGCACGCTGCGCACGGTGGCCGCGACCACGTGGGCCGAATACAAGAAGCACATCGAGAAGGACCCCGCACTGACGCGGCGCTTCCAGGTCGTGCAGGTCAGCGAGCCGGACGAGACCCGCGCGATCCTGATGATGCGGGGCGTCACCTCGACGATGGAGCAGCACCACAAGGTGCAGGTGCTCGACGAAGCGCTCGAAGCCGCGGTACGTCTGTCGCATCGCTACATTCCGGCGCGGCAGTTGCCCGACAAGGCGGTCAGCCTGCTCGACACCGCCTGCGCGCGCGTGGCGGTCAGCCAGCATGCGACGCCCGCATCGGTCGACGATTCGCGCAAGCGGATCGTCGCGCTCGAAACCGAACTGGCGATCATCGGCCGAGAAAGCGCGGTGGGCGTCGACACGCGGGAGCGTGAAGCCGCCGCGGCGGAAAAGCTCGCCGCCGAACAGGCGCGTCTCGCCACGCTCGACGCTCGCTGGCAGGCGGAGAAAGAACTGGTGACGCGGATTCTCGCGCTGCGCGCGCAACTGCGCGGCGAGACCGGCAAGGTGGAAGGCGCGGCGCAAGTCAGCCGCACGAACGAAGCGAACGAAGCGAACGACGCTGCCAACCAAACGGTAGACGAAACAGCGGCCACCGGCGAGACTGACAACCCCGCCAGCGACACCGCGACGCGCGAAGCGCGGCTCGCCGAACTGCGCGAGTTGCAGGCGCAGCTCGCGCAGCATCAAGGCGAAGATCCTCTGATCCTGCCGACCGTCGACCAGCAGGCGGTCGCCTCCGTCGTGCAGGACTGGACCGGCATACCGGTGGGCCGGATGGTCCGCAACGAAATCGAAAACGTCCTGAAGCTCGCGGAGAACCTGAACCGGCGCATCATCGGCCAGGCTCATGCGACGGAGATGATCGCGCGGCGCATTCAGACTTCGCGCGCGGGTCTCGACAATCCGAACAAGCCGATCGGCGTGTTCATGCTCGCCGGCACCTCCGGAGTCGGCAAGACCGAGACCGCGCTGGCGCTCGCCGAGGTGCTGTATGGCGGCGAGCAGAACGTCATCACGATCAACATGAGCGAGTATCAGGAAGCGCATACGGTGTCGTCGCTGAAGGGCGCGCCGCCCGGCTACGTCGGCTACGGCGAAGGCGGCGTGCTGACCGAGGCGGTGCGCCGCCGTCCATACAGCGTGGTGCTGCTCGACGAGGTCGAGAAGGCGCATCCCGACGTCCACGAGCTGTTCTTCCAGGTGTTCGACAAGGGCTGGATGGAAGACGGCGAGGGCCGCGTGATCGACTTCAAGAACACGCTGATCCTGTTGACCACCAATGTCGGCACGGATCTGATCACGAGCCTGTGCAAGGATCCGGAGCTGATGCCGGAGCGGGAGGGTATTGCGAAAGCGCTGCGCGAGCCGTTGCTGAAGGTGTTTCCGCCGGCCTTGCTGGGACGCGTCGTGGTCATTCCGTACTTTCCGCTGTCCGACGAGATGCTCGGCGCGATCATCCGGCTGCAGCTCGGCCGGATCGAGAAACGCATCCGGGTGTCGCACAAGATTCCGTTCAGCTACGACGACGACGTCGTGAAGCTGATCGGCAGCCGCTGCACCGAACTCGAAAGCGGCGGACGCATGATCGACGCGATCCTGACCAATACGCTGTTGCCGCGCATCAGCACCGAGTTTCTGACGCGCATGATGAACGGCAGCCCGGTCACGAAAGTGCAGATCGGCGCGCGCGACGGTGAATTTCTCTATACGTTCGATTGA
- the tssG gene encoding type VI secretion system baseplate subunit TssG: protein MPDALTLLRRLEDDARRFDFFQVVRLLENTYADKPRVGESMQPRDDAIRFVQEPELVFHPTTLGDFTPAGEHHAARLAVKFFGLLGPHGPLPTHLTEYARDRARNANDPTFARFLDVFHHRMVSLFYRAWANAQPAVSLDRPGRDRFSFYVGSVFGLGEPTLRERDAVPDFAKLHFAGLLSGPTRPAAGLKLVLARFFDLPVDIEQWVGHWMTLPANSLLRLGAADGSAALGVSTLLGARVWDCQHKFRIVIGPLSRADYERFLPGGESLKRLVDWVRNYARDGLDWDLRLVLKQEEVPRLKLGRHTRLGYTTWTLGHPARGDQRQLVLRPTGPDGRSRIAAAAREASAAAPPSTSSRE from the coding sequence ATGCCGGACGCTCTGACACTGTTGCGCCGGCTCGAAGACGATGCGCGCCGCTTCGACTTCTTCCAGGTCGTGCGGCTGCTGGAGAACACGTACGCGGACAAGCCGCGCGTCGGCGAGTCGATGCAGCCGCGCGACGATGCGATCCGTTTCGTGCAGGAACCCGAACTGGTTTTCCATCCGACGACGCTCGGTGACTTCACCCCGGCCGGCGAGCATCACGCCGCGCGCCTCGCAGTCAAGTTCTTCGGCCTGCTCGGGCCGCATGGTCCGTTGCCCACCCATCTGACCGAGTACGCTCGCGACCGCGCCCGCAACGCGAATGATCCGACCTTCGCGCGCTTTCTCGATGTCTTTCACCACCGGATGGTGTCGCTGTTCTATCGCGCGTGGGCCAATGCGCAACCGGCCGTGAGTCTCGACCGTCCGGGACGCGATCGCTTTTCCTTTTATGTCGGCAGCGTGTTCGGGCTGGGCGAGCCGACGCTGCGCGAGCGCGACGCGGTGCCCGATTTCGCCAAACTGCACTTCGCCGGATTGCTGAGCGGGCCGACCCGTCCGGCCGCCGGTTTGAAACTCGTGCTGGCGCGTTTTTTCGACCTGCCGGTCGACATCGAACAGTGGGTCGGCCATTGGATGACGCTGCCCGCGAATTCGTTGTTGCGCCTGGGCGCAGCGGACGGTTCGGCCGCACTCGGCGTGTCGACGCTGCTCGGCGCACGCGTCTGGGATTGCCAGCATAAATTCCGCATCGTCATCGGCCCGTTGAGCCGCGCTGATTACGAGCGCTTCCTGCCGGGCGGCGAGAGTCTGAAGCGCCTCGTCGACTGGGTGCGCAATTACGCGCGCGACGGGCTCGATTGGGATCTCCGGCTGGTGCTGAAACAGGAGGAGGTGCCACGCCTGAAGCTCGGGCGCCACACGCGGCTCGGTTACACCACCTGGACGCTCGGCCACCCGGCGCGCGGCGATCAGCGTCAGCTGGTGTTGCGGCCGACCGGTCCGGACGGCCGTTCACGGATTGCCGCGGCGGCCCGCGAGGCGTCCGCGGCGGCGCCGCCATCGACATCATCGAGGGAATAG
- the tssF gene encoding type VI secretion system baseplate subunit TssF, whose translation MNPDLIKYYSQELQHLREMGGEFAREFPKIAGRLGLENLECADPYVERLLEGFSFLAARVQLKIDDEFPRFTQHLAELVYPHYLAPTPSMAVVQIQPDLTSSNLADGVRVSRGSTLRSVLDRNGSTRCEYRSAHELTLWPLEITEARFFTHAGSLGGIDSTLPASMAAGAAIKAGLRLRLRATAGLRINQLKLDRLTLHLRGADGMATRIHERLLGSVSGVVVMPAKRPASWHVQLPASALRPLGFADDEALLPVSRQSFPGYRLLQEYFAFPQRFMFLAIDGLHAALRRCADTEIEVIVLLKRGDPLLEQSLDANNFALHCTPAINLFSRRTDRIALSDEQFEYHVVADRTRPMDFEIYQIESATGYSAGAGGEQRFEPFYHARDLGATYRAGAYYQVRREKRLPSARQHERGPRTSYLGSEMFIALVDASNAPFRADLRQLGLQVLCTNRDLPLTMPVGVGPADFTLDVEAPVQSVRCVSGPSRPLPSYAHGAVAWRLLSHLSLNYSSLLDNDAQEGARALRDLLSLYCPADEIASQRLIEGVRSIDSRSVTRRLPGAGPIVFGRGLEVTLTLDEAAFEGAGAFLLGAVLAQYFAQYVSINSFTETVVKTLSRGEIMRWPARVGQCRTL comes from the coding sequence ATGAATCCAGACCTGATCAAATACTACAGCCAGGAACTGCAGCATCTTCGGGAGATGGGCGGCGAGTTCGCGCGCGAATTTCCGAAGATCGCCGGGCGCCTCGGACTGGAAAACCTCGAATGCGCGGACCCCTACGTGGAGCGTCTGCTCGAAGGCTTCAGTTTCCTCGCGGCGCGCGTGCAACTGAAGATCGACGACGAGTTCCCGCGCTTCACCCAGCATCTCGCCGAGCTGGTATACCCGCATTACCTCGCGCCCACGCCGTCGATGGCCGTGGTGCAGATCCAGCCGGACCTGACCAGCTCCAATCTCGCCGACGGCGTGCGGGTTTCACGCGGCAGTACGCTGCGCAGCGTGCTCGACAGGAACGGCTCGACGCGCTGCGAATACCGCAGCGCGCACGAACTGACGCTTTGGCCGCTCGAAATCACGGAAGCGCGGTTTTTTACGCATGCGGGCTCGCTCGGTGGCATCGACAGCACGCTGCCGGCGAGCATGGCGGCGGGCGCCGCTATCAAGGCCGGCCTCAGGCTGCGCCTACGCGCCACCGCTGGTCTGAGAATCAACCAGCTGAAACTCGACCGGCTAACGCTGCATCTGCGCGGCGCGGACGGGATGGCCACGCGTATCCACGAGCGTCTGCTCGGTTCGGTGAGCGGCGTCGTCGTGATGCCGGCCAAACGTCCGGCGTCCTGGCATGTGCAGTTGCCGGCGAGCGCGCTGCGGCCGCTCGGGTTTGCCGACGATGAAGCATTGCTGCCGGTCAGCCGGCAGTCGTTCCCGGGCTACCGGCTGTTACAGGAGTATTTCGCGTTTCCGCAGCGCTTCATGTTTCTCGCCATCGACGGTTTGCACGCGGCGTTGCGGCGTTGCGCGGACACCGAAATCGAAGTCATCGTGTTGCTCAAACGCGGTGATCCGCTGCTCGAACAATCGCTCGATGCCAATAATTTCGCGCTGCATTGCACGCCCGCGATCAATCTTTTTTCGCGGCGTACCGATCGCATCGCGCTGTCGGACGAACAGTTCGAATATCACGTGGTGGCCGATCGCACCCGGCCGATGGACTTCGAGATCTATCAGATCGAGAGTGCGACCGGCTATAGCGCGGGCGCCGGCGGCGAGCAGCGCTTCGAACCGTTCTATCACGCGCGCGATCTCGGCGCGACGTATCGCGCCGGCGCGTACTACCAGGTGCGCCGCGAAAAACGTCTGCCGTCGGCGCGTCAGCATGAGCGCGGCCCGCGCACGAGCTACCTCGGCAGCGAGATGTTCATCGCGCTGGTGGACGCGAGCAACGCGCCGTTTCGCGCTGACCTGCGGCAACTCGGCTTGCAGGTGCTGTGCACGAATCGCGACCTGCCACTGACGATGCCGGTCGGCGTCGGCCCCGCCGATTTCACGCTCGATGTCGAAGCGCCGGTGCAAAGCGTGCGCTGCGTGAGCGGCCCGAGCCGGCCGCTGCCGTCGTATGCGCACGGGGCCGTGGCGTGGCGGCTGTTGAGTCACCTGTCGTTGAACTACTCGTCGCTGCTCGATAACGATGCACAGGAGGGCGCCCGCGCGCTGCGCGATCTGCTGAGTCTCTACTGTCCCGCCGACGAGATCGCGAGTCAGCGGCTGATCGAGGGCGTGCGCTCGATCGATTCGCGCTCGGTGACGCGACGCTTGCCGGGCGCCGGGCCGATCGTATTCGGCCGCGGTCTCGAAGTGACGCTGACGCTCGACGAAGCCGCGTTCGAAGGCGCCGGCGCGTTTCTGCTCGGTGCCGTGCTCGCGCAATATTTCGCACAATACGTATCGATCAATTCGTTCACCGAGACCGTCGTGAAGACGCTGTCGCGCGGCGAGATCATGCGCTGGCCAGCGAGGGTCGGACAATGCCGGACGCTCTGA
- the tssE gene encoding type VI secretion system baseplate subunit TssE gives MAELTARDRLQPSLLDRLTDLEPEAKQEARERRVLSMRALRESVQRDLGWLLNANGLASVQDLSGYPYVATSVINFGLPDIAGKTASGIDPSRLERLVRDAIWAFEPRILRDTVRVSSMQLEETTGRHNTVSFLVEGDLWAQPYPERLYFRTELDLEVGEIRVIDQGGPR, from the coding sequence ATGGCTGAACTGACCGCGCGTGATCGCCTGCAACCGTCGCTGCTCGACCGGCTGACCGATCTCGAACCGGAGGCGAAGCAGGAAGCGCGCGAGCGGCGCGTTCTGTCGATGCGCGCGCTGCGCGAAAGTGTGCAGCGCGATCTCGGTTGGCTGCTGAACGCGAATGGCCTCGCGTCGGTGCAGGATCTGAGCGGCTATCCGTATGTCGCCACATCCGTGATCAATTTCGGCCTGCCGGACATTGCCGGCAAGACCGCCTCAGGCATCGATCCGTCGCGGCTCGAACGGCTCGTGCGCGATGCGATCTGGGCGTTCGAGCCGCGCATTCTGCGCGACACCGTGCGGGTCAGTTCGATGCAACTCGAAGAGACGACCGGGCGCCACAACACCGTGTCGTTTCTGGTGGAGGGCGATCTGTGGGCGCAGCCGTATCCGGAGCGGCTCTACTTCAGGACCGAACTCGACCTGGAAGTCGGCGAAATCCGCGTGATCGACCAGGGCGGGCCGCGCTGA
- a CDS encoding type VI secretion system accessory protein TagJ: MNAEGCLREGDLDGCLRELQKQVRKDPSKAAYRVFLFQVLAVTGAWDRALTQLNVVGELDAAALPMVQTYREALQCEALREAVFKGERAPLIFGEPTGWLALLLEALRLDTAGDSGAAAAARARALDEAPATAGALNGEPFRWLADADNRLGPTLEAVLNGRYYWIPFSRIKRIEIEPPSDLRDRVWMPAVFTWANDGEAAGLIPARYPGTLAEPNRALWLARLTEWIGDDPVLARPVGQRMFASDANDYALFDVRTIELTSGDAPAKQDGAAVPDHG; this comes from the coding sequence ATGAACGCAGAAGGATGCTTGCGCGAAGGCGATCTCGACGGATGTCTGCGCGAATTGCAAAAGCAGGTTCGCAAGGATCCGTCGAAAGCCGCCTATCGCGTCTTTCTATTCCAGGTGCTCGCGGTGACGGGCGCCTGGGATCGCGCATTGACGCAACTGAACGTCGTCGGCGAACTCGACGCGGCCGCGTTGCCGATGGTGCAAACCTATCGTGAAGCGTTGCAATGCGAGGCGCTGCGCGAAGCGGTGTTCAAAGGCGAGCGCGCGCCGCTGATCTTCGGCGAGCCGACCGGCTGGCTGGCGTTGCTCCTCGAGGCATTGCGGCTCGACACCGCGGGCGATAGCGGCGCGGCGGCCGCCGCGCGCGCGCGGGCGCTCGACGAGGCGCCCGCCACCGCCGGCGCGTTGAACGGCGAACCGTTCAGGTGGCTCGCCGACGCCGACAACCGGCTCGGCCCGACACTCGAAGCCGTGCTGAACGGCCGCTATTACTGGATTCCTTTTTCGCGCATCAAACGGATCGAAATCGAGCCGCCGTCCGACCTGCGCGACCGCGTCTGGATGCCGGCCGTTTTCACGTGGGCCAACGACGGCGAGGCCGCCGGTCTGATTCCCGCCCGCTATCCGGGCACGCTCGCCGAGCCGAATCGAGCGTTGTGGCTCGCGCGCCTGACCGAATGGATCGGTGACGATCCCGTGCTCGCACGGCCGGTGGGACAGCGTATGTTCGCCTCCGATGCGAACGACTACGCGCTCTTCGACGTGCGCACCATCGAACTGACGAGCGGCGACGCGCCTGCCAAACAGGACGGCGCGGCCGTGCCGGATCATGGCTGA
- a CDS encoding Hcp family type VI secretion system effector → MAIDMFMKLGDIKGESQDKTHKEEIEVLAWSWGMSQSGTMHMGTGGGAGKVSVQDLTLTKYSDKASPPIMAACAKGTHIDTALLTVRKAGGDNPLEYYKITLNGVLVSSYSTGGSGGEERFTENVTLNFEKFHVEYQPQNAKGEKEGGVVEVKWNIPANATT, encoded by the coding sequence ATGGCCATCGACATGTTCATGAAGCTGGGCGATATCAAGGGCGAGTCGCAGGACAAGACCCACAAGGAAGAAATCGAAGTGCTCGCGTGGAGTTGGGGCATGAGCCAGAGCGGCACGATGCACATGGGCACGGGCGGCGGCGCCGGCAAGGTGTCGGTGCAGGACCTCACATTGACCAAATACAGCGACAAGGCGAGTCCGCCGATCATGGCAGCCTGCGCCAAAGGCACGCACATCGACACGGCGTTGCTGACGGTGCGCAAGGCAGGTGGCGACAATCCGCTCGAGTACTACAAGATCACGTTGAATGGCGTGCTGGTCAGCTCGTATTCGACCGGCGGCTCGGGCGGCGAAGAACGCTTCACCGAGAACGTCACGCTCAACTTCGAAAAATTCCATGTCGAGTACCAGCCGCAAAACGCGAAGGGCGAGAAGGAAGGCGGGGTGGTCGAAGTGAAATGGAACATCCCCGCCAACGCGACTACCTGA